One Streptomyces sp. RPA4-2 genomic window carries:
- a CDS encoding ISAs1 family transposase, translating into MGRWLADRRSGTAGGLRALAVDGKSLRGVAKAKGRKIHLLAALDHTTGLVLAQLDVQEKTNEITCFQPLLESIADLAGTVVTSDAMHTQRKHADYLLSRGAHYIVIVKRNQKKLRRQLKSLPWKQISLQGRTRNAGHGRSEIRRIKVATVNNLLFPGARQAVQIKRRRTDRKTGKTTVKIIYAVTSLTAEQATPAQLFSLVRNHWKVEALHHIRDTTFTEDASQLRTGNAPRAMATWRNLAIGALRLTGATNIAAALRHNAREPRRPLALLGLT; encoded by the coding sequence GTGGGACGCTGGCTCGCCGACCGCCGCTCCGGCACCGCAGGCGGTTTGCGCGCCCTGGCGGTCGACGGCAAGAGCCTGCGCGGGGTGGCCAAGGCCAAAGGCCGGAAGATCCACCTGCTCGCCGCCCTGGACCACACAACGGGCTTGGTCCTGGCCCAGCTGGACGTGCAGGAGAAAACGAACGAGATCACGTGCTTCCAGCCGCTGCTGGAAAGCATTGCCGACCTGGCTGGCACCGTGGTCACCAGCGACGCGATGCACACCCAGCGTAAGCACGCCGACTACCTGCTGAGCCGCGGCGCCCACTACATCGTGATCGTCAAGCGCAACCAGAAGAAGCTGCGCAGGCAGCTGAAGTCCCTGCCCTGGAAGCAGATCTCGCTCCAGGGACGCACCCGGAACGCCGGCCACGGACGCTCCGAAATCCGCCGGATCAAGGTGGCCACCGTGAACAACCTGCTCTTTCCCGGCGCCCGTCAAGCCGTCCAGATCAAGCGCCGCCGCACTGACCGCAAGACCGGCAAGACCACCGTGAAGATCATCTACGCCGTCACCAGCCTCACCGCCGAGCAGGCCACCCCCGCGCAACTTTTCTCACTCGTGCGTAACCACTGGAAGGTGGAAGCCCTGCACCACATCCGGGACACCACCTTTACCGAGGACGCCTCCCAACTGCGAACAGGCAACGCACCCCGTGCCATGGCGACCTGGCGCAACCTCGCCATCGGGGCACTGCGGCTGACCGGAGCCACGAACATAGCTGCAGCTCTCCGCCACAACGCCCGCGAACCCCGCCGGCCCCTCGCGCTCCTCGGACTCACATGA
- a CDS encoding LacI family DNA-binding transcriptional regulator: protein MAANRRPTLADVAREVGVSAKTVSRVLNEDGPASAQTREQVLAAVAKLGFQPNLMARNIRIGGPDTTIGLVIPDLANPFFGAVARAIEDTVRERGLTLLMGSSADDPERERALTDKFLARRVSILIVVPSVGADHSHLKSHRTAGLPVIFLDRPGVGLATDSIVSSNRAGAHDGVAHLIAHGHRRIGFVGDLPVKLYTRRERLAGYRSALQEADIPDDRSLLANAHNQQGAEAATAQLLGLADPPTALFAGNNIMALGVVAELARSKRKDIAVVAFDDVSLAEALEPALTVVAQDAEELGRAAATTALTRLDGDRTRARTITVPTHLVVRGSGELPVPASQET from the coding sequence ATGGCAGCGAACCGCCGCCCCACCCTGGCCGACGTCGCCCGAGAAGTCGGCGTCAGCGCCAAGACGGTCTCCCGAGTCCTCAACGAGGACGGACCCGCGTCCGCGCAGACCAGGGAACAGGTACTCGCAGCAGTGGCCAAGCTCGGCTTCCAGCCGAACCTCATGGCCCGCAACATCCGCATCGGCGGCCCGGACACCACCATCGGCCTGGTCATTCCCGACCTCGCCAACCCCTTCTTCGGAGCCGTGGCCCGCGCCATCGAGGACACCGTCCGCGAACGCGGACTGACCCTCCTCATGGGCTCCTCCGCGGACGACCCCGAGCGCGAACGCGCCCTGACGGACAAGTTCCTCGCCCGCCGCGTCAGCATCCTGATCGTCGTACCGTCCGTCGGCGCCGACCACTCCCACCTCAAGTCCCACCGTACGGCGGGACTGCCCGTGATCTTCCTGGACCGACCCGGAGTCGGCCTCGCCACCGACAGCATTGTCAGCTCCAACCGGGCCGGCGCCCACGACGGCGTCGCCCACCTCATCGCCCACGGACACCGGCGCATCGGCTTCGTCGGCGACCTGCCCGTGAAGCTGTACACCCGCCGTGAACGTCTGGCCGGCTACCGCTCGGCACTCCAGGAAGCCGACATCCCCGACGATCGCTCGCTCCTCGCCAACGCCCACAACCAGCAAGGAGCCGAGGCCGCGACCGCCCAACTCCTCGGCCTGGCCGATCCCCCAACAGCGCTGTTCGCCGGCAACAACATCATGGCGTTGGGCGTCGTCGCCGAACTGGCCCGCAGCAAGCGCAAGGACATCGCCGTCGTCGCCTTCGACGACGTCTCGCTCGCCGAGGCACTCGAGCCGGCCCTGACCGTCGTCGCCCAGGACGCGGAAGAACTCGGCAGGGCGGCCGCGACCACCGCGCTGACCCGACTCGACGGCGACCGCACCCGCGCCCGCACCATCACCGTCCCCACCCACCTGGTCGTCCGAGGCTCGGGCGAACTCCCTGTCCCTGCGTCACAGGAAACGTGA
- a CDS encoding Lsr2 family protein — MVQKTVTVYTDDLTGAESDEVRTHAFSLDGVSYEIDLVSDNYDKLFEALAPFIEKGRKTGRVSGAGRARKAPVDGPTSEELRTWARANNYEVNDRGRVPASIHEAYRKAH, encoded by the coding sequence ATGGTTCAGAAAACTGTTACCGTTTACACGGATGACCTCACGGGCGCGGAATCCGACGAGGTGCGCACGCACGCCTTTTCCCTAGACGGCGTGAGCTATGAGATCGACTTGGTCTCGGACAACTACGACAAGCTGTTCGAGGCACTTGCCCCCTTCATCGAGAAGGGCCGTAAGACCGGTCGGGTGAGCGGGGCCGGTCGAGCACGCAAGGCGCCGGTCGACGGGCCGACCTCCGAGGAGCTCCGGACCTGGGCCAGAGCCAACAATTACGAGGTCAACGACCGCGGTCGTGTCCCGGCCAGCATCCACGAGGCTTATCGCAAAGCCCACTGA
- the istB gene encoding IS21-like element helper ATPase IstB: protein MSVMDSALRESLKSLRLSGMLETLDARLAQAHGGELGHLDFLQVLCQDEITRRETVAFQRRLSRAKFEQQVTLEEFDFTASSKLPAAQIRDLGALRWLHSGESVILFGPVGVGKTHVAQALGHLAVRQGAHVRFAKTSRILADLAGGHADRTWDKRIRELVRPDVLILDDFAMRQLGASQADDLYELVSERQGRSLIITSNRAPSDWYPLFPNPVVAESLLDRLINTSHQVIMNGPSYRPNKRPKNPTDKPDKPPVR, encoded by the coding sequence ATGAGCGTGATGGACTCTGCCCTGCGTGAGTCGCTGAAGTCGCTGCGGCTCTCGGGGATGCTGGAAACCCTCGATGCCCGCCTGGCCCAGGCCCACGGCGGCGAGCTCGGGCACCTGGACTTCCTGCAGGTCCTCTGCCAGGACGAGATCACCCGCCGCGAGACCGTCGCCTTCCAACGACGCCTGAGTCGGGCGAAGTTCGAGCAGCAGGTCACCCTGGAGGAGTTCGACTTCACTGCCTCCTCGAAGCTTCCCGCCGCCCAGATCCGCGACCTCGGAGCCCTGCGCTGGCTCCACTCGGGCGAGTCGGTCATCCTCTTCGGCCCGGTCGGAGTCGGAAAGACACACGTCGCCCAGGCCCTCGGTCACCTCGCCGTCCGCCAGGGCGCCCACGTCCGGTTCGCCAAGACCAGCCGGATCCTCGCGGACCTCGCCGGCGGCCACGCGGACCGCACCTGGGACAAGCGGATCCGTGAACTGGTACGGCCCGACGTGCTCATCCTCGACGACTTCGCCATGCGCCAGCTCGGCGCGTCCCAGGCCGATGATCTCTATGAACTGGTCAGCGAACGGCAGGGCCGGTCCCTGATCATCACCAGCAATCGGGCGCCCAGCGACTGGTATCCGCTCTTCCCGAACCCGGTCGTCGCCGAGTCGCTGCTGGATCGGCTGATCAACACCAGCCACCAGGTCATCATGAACGGCCCCAGCTACCGGCCGAACAAGCGTCCCAAGAACCCCACCGACAAGCCCGACAAGCCCCCGGTCCGCTAA
- the istA gene encoding IS21 family transposase encodes MVDITEIYVHWYAGRSKSELAASLGVDRKTIRKYLEPAEASGITPGGPPMREADWAKLIKGWFPELGDRRLRQITWPDIDQHRDYIKNLLGTVTVSTIHQRLRDEHKLDVSISSFRRWVHATLPDETARSQVTVLRDDVEPGSEAQIDYGHLGQWTNPKTGKRHRIWAFVMVLPCSRHMFVRPVLYLHQHAWTEAHVAAFRYFGGVPRRLVPDNLRTGVDKPDLYDPKINKAYAELATHYGALVDPARAARPKDKPRVERPMPYIRDSFWRGREFTSIEHMQAEAVTWSQKVAGRRQCRPLQGAAPMAVFEAVEAETLLPLPPTPFVLARWSTAVVGPDIHIKVGRTLYSVPWKLIGRRVDVRSTATMVQVFLDGDLVKTHVALDQGKRTDRTDYPPEKIAFQMRTPIWCRTQASEVGDACRTVVDQLLEVNALYRLRAAQGILGLKKKYGDARLEAACARAITAGDPSYRTIKGILIAGTETDPEPESSGDAGAAAFLHGPQRLFASVAPFETADELHDDQVHGEAEGSI; translated from the coding sequence GTGGTCGACATCACCGAGATCTACGTCCACTGGTACGCGGGCCGCTCGAAGAGCGAGCTGGCCGCGTCGCTGGGGGTGGACCGCAAGACGATCAGGAAGTACCTGGAGCCGGCGGAGGCATCCGGGATCACGCCGGGCGGGCCGCCGATGCGGGAGGCCGACTGGGCCAAGCTGATCAAGGGCTGGTTCCCCGAGCTCGGCGACCGGCGGCTGCGGCAGATCACCTGGCCCGACATCGACCAGCACCGCGACTACATCAAGAACCTGCTGGGGACAGTGACCGTCTCCACGATCCACCAGCGGCTGCGAGACGAGCACAAGCTGGACGTGTCGATCTCCTCGTTCCGCCGTTGGGTGCACGCCACGCTCCCCGATGAGACGGCAAGGTCCCAGGTCACGGTCTTGCGCGATGACGTCGAGCCGGGCTCGGAGGCTCAGATCGACTACGGCCATCTGGGCCAGTGGACCAATCCGAAGACCGGCAAGCGGCACCGGATCTGGGCCTTCGTGATGGTGCTGCCGTGCTCGCGGCACATGTTCGTCCGCCCGGTCCTCTACCTCCACCAGCACGCCTGGACCGAAGCCCACGTCGCCGCCTTCCGCTACTTCGGGGGCGTCCCGCGCCGGCTGGTGCCGGACAACCTGCGGACCGGCGTCGACAAGCCCGATCTCTACGACCCGAAGATCAACAAGGCATATGCCGAGCTCGCCACCCACTACGGCGCCTTGGTGGATCCGGCCCGCGCCGCCCGGCCCAAGGACAAGCCGCGGGTCGAACGCCCGATGCCCTACATCCGGGACTCGTTCTGGCGGGGGCGGGAGTTCACCTCGATCGAGCACATGCAGGCCGAGGCTGTGACCTGGAGCCAGAAGGTGGCCGGCCGACGGCAGTGCCGTCCGTTGCAGGGAGCCGCCCCGATGGCGGTGTTCGAGGCCGTCGAGGCCGAGACCCTGCTGCCGCTGCCGCCCACTCCGTTCGTGCTGGCCCGCTGGTCGACGGCGGTGGTCGGGCCGGACATCCACATCAAGGTCGGCCGTACCCTCTACTCGGTGCCCTGGAAACTGATCGGCCGCCGGGTCGACGTCCGCTCGACCGCCACGATGGTGCAGGTCTTCCTCGACGGCGACCTGGTCAAGACCCACGTGGCCCTTGACCAGGGAAAACGAACCGACAGGACCGACTACCCGCCGGAGAAGATCGCCTTCCAGATGCGCACGCCGATCTGGTGCCGCACCCAGGCATCAGAGGTCGGGGACGCCTGCCGGACCGTGGTCGACCAGCTGCTGGAGGTCAACGCGCTCTACCGGCTCCGCGCCGCCCAAGGGATCCTCGGGCTGAAGAAGAAGTACGGCGACGCGAGGCTGGAGGCCGCCTGCGCGAGGGCCATCACGGCCGGCGATCCGTCCTACCGCACCATCAAGGGCATCCTGATCGCCGGCACCGAGACCGATCCGGAGCCCGAATCGAGCGGGGACGCGGGAGCCGCGGCCTTCCTCCACGGGCCCCAGCGGCTGTTCGCCTCCGTCGCCCCGTTCGAGACGGCGGATGAACTCCACGACGACCAGGTCCACGGCGAAGCTGAGGGAAGCATCTGA
- a CDS encoding ABC transporter permease, with the protein MTATTTPYSELKAPTTARRLLTAPTTGPLAALLLACAFFSFSTDQFLTGGNFSLIVQQVMVVGTLAIGQTLVILTAGIDLSCGAVMAFGSIVIAKMAAEGSLPPLLAIALGLAVCGGFGLLNGLLVQKIPLPPFIVTLGMLNVAFALTHIYSEEQTVTNLTGPLTALGETFPLGHTDITYGSLVTIALFLLLAYALSSTGWGRHVYALGNSAEAARLNGIRTSRLTISIYTVAGLLYGIAALLLISRTGVGDPQAGQTDNLDSITAVVLGGTSLFGGRGSVLGTFIGVLIVGVFRNGLQLMGVASIYQTLITGVLVILAVTVDQLSRKKAR; encoded by the coding sequence ATGACAGCCACGACAACGCCGTACTCGGAGCTCAAGGCACCGACCACAGCCCGCAGACTGCTCACGGCGCCGACCACCGGACCCCTGGCCGCCCTCCTCCTGGCCTGCGCCTTCTTCTCCTTCTCGACCGACCAGTTCCTGACCGGCGGGAACTTCTCGCTGATCGTGCAGCAGGTCATGGTCGTGGGCACCCTCGCCATCGGCCAGACCCTGGTCATCCTCACGGCGGGGATCGACCTTTCGTGCGGGGCCGTGATGGCGTTCGGCAGCATCGTGATCGCCAAGATGGCCGCCGAGGGCTCTCTGCCCCCGCTCCTCGCCATCGCCCTGGGCCTGGCGGTCTGCGGCGGGTTCGGTCTGCTCAACGGGTTGCTGGTGCAGAAGATCCCGCTGCCGCCGTTCATCGTCACCCTTGGCATGCTCAACGTGGCGTTCGCGCTGACCCACATCTACTCCGAGGAGCAGACGGTCACCAACCTGACCGGCCCGCTGACGGCACTCGGGGAGACCTTCCCGCTGGGCCACACGGACATCACTTACGGCTCCCTGGTCACCATCGCCCTGTTCCTCCTCCTCGCCTACGCGCTGAGCAGCACCGGCTGGGGGCGGCATGTCTACGCCCTGGGCAACAGCGCCGAGGCCGCCCGGCTCAACGGCATCCGCACCTCCCGCCTGACCATCAGCATCTACACCGTGGCCGGCCTGCTGTACGGCATCGCCGCCCTGCTGCTCATTTCCCGCACCGGAGTCGGCGACCCCCAGGCCGGGCAGACCGACAACCTCGACAGCATCACCGCCGTGGTCCTCGGCGGCACCAGCCTCTTCGGTGGACGCGGCTCGGTCCTTGGCACCTTCATCGGCGTCCTCATCGTCGGCGTGTTCCGCAACGGCCTTCAGCTGATGGGCGTCGCCTCCATTTACCAGACCCTGATCACCGGCGTCCTGGTGATCCTCGCGGTGACCGTCGACCAGCTCTCCCGGAAGAAGGCCCGATGA
- a CDS encoding ATP-binding cassette domain-containing protein — protein MTVTSSPTPVLQARGLVKQYGQVTAIDGADFDLLPGEVLAVIGDNGAGKTSLIKALTGAVTPDEGEIRLNGEPITFSGPQSARAHGIETVYQDLAVAASMDIASNMFLGRELRRPGVLGSVFRMLDKKRMRQEAAEHMADLKIGLRSLTQSVETLSGGQRQAVAVARSVAWARSVVVMDEPTAALGVKESGQVLDLIRRVRDKGMPVVLISHNMPHVFEIADRIHVHRLGRRAAVIKPSDYSMAEVVAIMTGALTVDEAGDTVVADSEAAKAAGVRAT, from the coding sequence ATGACCGTCACCTCCTCCCCCACGCCCGTTCTGCAGGCCCGCGGTCTGGTCAAGCAGTACGGCCAGGTCACCGCCATCGACGGCGCCGACTTCGACCTGCTCCCCGGTGAGGTCCTCGCCGTCATCGGCGACAACGGCGCCGGCAAGACCAGCCTGATCAAGGCCCTCACGGGCGCGGTGACCCCCGATGAGGGCGAGATACGACTCAACGGCGAGCCCATCACCTTCTCCGGCCCGCAGAGCGCCCGCGCCCACGGCATCGAGACGGTCTATCAGGACCTCGCCGTGGCCGCCTCCATGGACATCGCCTCGAACATGTTCCTCGGGCGCGAGCTGCGCCGCCCCGGCGTCCTCGGCAGTGTCTTCCGCATGCTGGACAAGAAGCGCATGCGCCAGGAGGCCGCCGAGCACATGGCCGACCTGAAGATCGGCCTGCGCTCGCTGACGCAGTCGGTGGAGACGCTCTCCGGAGGACAGCGGCAAGCCGTCGCGGTCGCTCGTTCCGTCGCCTGGGCCCGCTCCGTGGTCGTCATGGACGAACCCACCGCCGCCCTCGGGGTCAAGGAGTCCGGCCAGGTCCTCGACCTCATCCGCCGGGTCCGCGACAAGGGCATGCCGGTCGTCCTGATCAGTCACAACATGCCCCACGTCTTCGAGATCGCCGACCGGATCCACGTCCACCGCCTCGGCCGGCGCGCTGCCGTGATCAAACCCTCCGACTACTCCATGGCCGAGGTCGTCGCCATCATGACCGGCGCGCTCACCGTCGACGAAGCCGGAGATACTGTCGTAGCGGATTCGGAGGCCGCGAAGGCCGCCGGAGTCCGGGCCACCTGA
- a CDS encoding Ig-like domain-containing protein, with protein MITVRKRHAGLAAAAGVLGGVLAVTALGGTSSAATSRNDAGNPPKPQARVDQVAADASDARIKITPGQGAFNVGIEDPVKVTVSNGKLTKVTMTAVASGAEIPGTLSADGTSWKPNGRLERATRYQIAAEAEDTKGRSTTGNATITTVSRANDFIGHLSPEDGSTVGVGMPVTVSFDKAISDRAIVESEIRVSSSSGQRVVGHWFNDGRLDFRPENYWKPGSTVTVELNLHGIQKTVTFEIGRSQVSTVDAKTKQMTVVRDGKTIKTIPISSGSTEHPTYNGQMVISEKFRHLHMNGASVGLMKKDGRPAYDIKAVPHAMRLTASGTFIHGNYWGADAVFGKVNTSHGCVGLKDVKGGGDGKQPAAWLFDNSMIGDVVIVKNSEDKTTLAPDNGLSDWTMPWSEWVAGSTTH; from the coding sequence TTGATCACTGTACGTAAACGACACGCCGGGCTGGCGGCTGCGGCCGGCGTACTTGGCGGCGTACTCGCAGTCACGGCCCTCGGCGGTACCAGCAGCGCGGCGACCAGCCGCAACGACGCCGGGAATCCCCCGAAACCGCAGGCGCGGGTGGATCAGGTGGCCGCCGATGCTTCCGACGCCCGAATAAAGATCACGCCCGGGCAAGGTGCCTTCAACGTCGGGATCGAAGACCCCGTCAAAGTCACCGTCAGCAACGGCAAGCTCACCAAGGTGACCATGACCGCCGTCGCGAGCGGTGCCGAGATTCCGGGCACCTTGTCCGCGGACGGTACCTCCTGGAAGCCGAACGGCCGGCTGGAGCGGGCCACCAGATATCAGATCGCCGCAGAGGCCGAGGACACCAAGGGCCGCTCCACCACCGGGAACGCCACGATCACCACGGTCTCCCGGGCCAACGACTTCATCGGGCATCTCTCCCCCGAGGACGGCTCGACCGTCGGCGTGGGCATGCCGGTGACGGTCTCCTTCGACAAGGCGATCAGTGACAGGGCGATCGTGGAGTCGGAGATCCGGGTCAGTTCGAGCAGCGGGCAGCGGGTCGTCGGTCACTGGTTCAACGACGGCCGCCTGGACTTCCGCCCCGAGAACTACTGGAAGCCCGGCTCGACCGTCACTGTCGAGCTCAACCTCCACGGCATCCAGAAGACAGTCACGTTCGAGATCGGTCGGAGCCAGGTCAGCACCGTCGACGCCAAGACGAAGCAGATGACCGTCGTACGGGATGGCAAGACGATCAAGACCATTCCGATCTCGTCCGGCAGCACCGAGCACCCGACGTACAACGGTCAGATGGTCATCTCCGAGAAGTTCAGGCATCTCCATATGAACGGTGCGAGCGTCGGCCTCATGAAGAAGGACGGCAGGCCCGCGTACGACATCAAGGCCGTACCGCACGCCATGCGCCTGACGGCCTCGGGCACGTTCATCCACGGCAACTACTGGGGTGCCGACGCGGTCTTCGGCAAGGTCAACACCAGCCACGGCTGCGTGGGCCTGAAGGACGTCAAGGGCGGCGGCGACGGCAAACAGCCCGCCGCGTGGCTCTTTGACAACTCGATGATCGGTGACGTCGTGATCGTCAAGAACTCCGAGGACAAGACCACGTTGGCACCGGACAACGGCCTCAGCGACTGGACCATGCCGTGGAGCGAGTGGGTCGCGGGCAGCACCACCCACTGA
- a CDS encoding putative quinol monooxygenase: MKKSLLAEFTAREGAQDEVARLIGDYALKVREEEGNLAFDVYTKAAVPRAFWIFEVYRNEDAFQAHLNAPYGGPFNAALVPLVEEDASLLTFLNPLGTNP, encoded by the coding sequence GTGAAGAAATCCCTGCTCGCCGAGTTCACCGCCCGCGAGGGAGCACAGGACGAGGTCGCCCGTCTGATCGGCGACTACGCCCTGAAGGTGCGCGAGGAAGAAGGCAACCTCGCCTTCGACGTCTACACCAAGGCAGCCGTCCCGCGCGCCTTCTGGATCTTCGAGGTGTACCGGAACGAGGACGCCTTCCAGGCGCACCTGAACGCCCCGTACGGCGGCCCTTTCAACGCCGCCCTCGTTCCGCTGGTCGAAGAGGACGCCTCCCTGCTGACGTTCCTGAACCCGCTGGGCACGAATCCGTAA
- a CDS encoding sugar ABC transporter substrate-binding protein → MSRTTRLSSSLLRAAAVTGVAALTLTACGSGSGSGSTSSGSGKVKVGLITKTDTNPFFVKMKEGAERAAKENGAQLSTAAGKFDGDNAGQVTAIENMVAAGVKGILITPSDSKAIVPAIQKARAKGVLVIALDTPTEPESAVDALFATDNLKAGQLIGEYAKAAMKAKTAKIAALDLAPGVSVGVQRHNGFLKGFGATEKDVVCAQDTGGDQAKGQTAMENCLQKSPDINVVYTINEPAALGAYTALKAKGREKDVLIVSVDGGCTGTQAVKDGKIAATSQQYPLKMAAEGVKAVVTYAKDGKKASGYTDTGVTLITDKAQDGVTSKDTGYGLENCWG, encoded by the coding sequence ATGTCTCGCACCACTCGCCTGTCCTCGTCCCTCCTCCGAGCCGCCGCGGTCACGGGCGTCGCGGCACTCACCCTGACGGCCTGCGGGTCCGGCTCCGGTTCGGGCTCCACCAGCTCCGGCTCGGGCAAGGTGAAAGTCGGCCTGATCACCAAGACCGACACCAACCCGTTCTTCGTGAAGATGAAAGAGGGCGCGGAGAGGGCCGCCAAGGAGAACGGCGCCCAACTGTCCACCGCGGCAGGCAAGTTCGACGGGGACAACGCCGGTCAAGTCACCGCCATCGAGAACATGGTCGCCGCCGGGGTGAAGGGCATCCTGATCACCCCGAGCGACTCCAAGGCGATCGTGCCCGCGATCCAGAAGGCCCGTGCCAAGGGCGTTCTGGTCATCGCGCTAGACACGCCGACCGAGCCGGAGAGCGCGGTCGACGCTCTCTTCGCCACCGACAACCTCAAGGCCGGCCAGCTGATCGGCGAGTACGCCAAGGCCGCCATGAAGGCCAAGACGGCGAAGATAGCCGCCCTCGACCTGGCGCCGGGCGTCTCCGTCGGCGTCCAGCGACACAACGGTTTCCTGAAGGGCTTCGGCGCCACCGAAAAGGACGTCGTGTGCGCCCAGGACACCGGTGGCGACCAGGCCAAGGGCCAGACCGCGATGGAGAACTGCCTGCAGAAGTCACCTGACATCAACGTCGTCTACACCATCAACGAACCGGCGGCCCTGGGCGCGTACACCGCGCTGAAGGCCAAGGGCCGGGAGAAGGACGTCCTGATCGTCTCTGTCGACGGCGGCTGCACCGGCACCCAGGCCGTCAAGGACGGCAAGATCGCCGCGACTTCGCAGCAGTACCCGCTGAAAATGGCCGCCGAGGGCGTCAAGGCAGTCGTGACGTACGCCAAGGACGGCAAGAAGGCATCCGGTTACACCGACACCGGCGTCACGCTGATCACCGACAAGGCGCAGGACGGGGTCACGTCGAAGGACACCGGCTACGGCCTGGAGAACTGCTGGGGCTGA
- a CDS encoding carbohydrate kinase translates to MSPRQITVLGECVADAFAEPANASNELALRVLPGGGPANTAVALARLDTAARFLARLSGDVFGRLFRAHLEASGVDLSYAVAAAEPSTLAVAELNATGQAAFSFHAQNTADWQWTPEELARVDLSETACVHTGSLALVREPGGAAVEEFLAAAAPRATISIDPNVRPLLVRPEVYRARLAHWCALADILRLSEDDLELLLPGTPPEQACDIWHAAGVRLVVITLGADGALASLDGERLRVPAVATRVVDTVGAGDSFTAGLLHHLGARGLLGGRLADLGLDEVAEACRFSTRVAALTCSVAGPNPPWRNQLAQLAAADGA, encoded by the coding sequence ATGAGCCCGCGTCAGATCACCGTTCTGGGAGAGTGCGTCGCGGACGCCTTCGCCGAACCGGCAAACGCCTCGAACGAGCTCGCCCTGCGGGTGCTGCCTGGCGGCGGACCTGCGAATACGGCGGTGGCCCTGGCCCGGCTGGACACGGCGGCCCGCTTCCTCGCACGCCTGTCCGGCGATGTGTTCGGCCGCCTGTTCCGGGCCCACCTGGAGGCGTCCGGCGTCGACCTGTCGTACGCCGTCGCCGCCGCCGAGCCCAGCACGCTGGCCGTGGCGGAGCTGAACGCCACCGGGCAGGCCGCGTTCTCGTTCCACGCGCAGAACACGGCCGACTGGCAGTGGACTCCAGAGGAACTGGCAAGGGTGGATCTGTCCGAAACGGCCTGCGTGCACACCGGGTCGCTGGCGCTGGTCCGTGAACCCGGCGGGGCGGCGGTGGAGGAGTTCCTGGCGGCTGCTGCTCCGCGGGCCACCATCAGTATCGATCCCAACGTCCGGCCGCTGCTGGTGCGCCCCGAGGTCTACCGCGCCCGGCTGGCGCACTGGTGCGCTCTCGCCGACATCCTGCGGCTGAGCGAGGACGACCTGGAACTCCTCCTGCCGGGCACTCCGCCCGAGCAAGCGTGCGACATCTGGCATGCGGCGGGGGTACGGCTCGTCGTGATCACGCTCGGCGCCGACGGCGCCCTGGCCTCGCTCGACGGCGAACGGCTGCGGGTGCCCGCGGTGGCCACGCGGGTCGTCGACACGGTCGGCGCGGGGGACTCCTTCACCGCCGGCCTGCTGCACCACCTCGGCGCCCGCGGACTCCTCGGTGGCCGACTGGCCGATCTCGGTCTCGACGAGGTTGCGGAAGCCTGCCGGTTCAGCACCCGGGTCGCGGCCCTGACCTGCTCGGTCGCCGGTCCCAATCCGCCGTGGCGGAACCAGTTGGCGCAGCTTGCGGCCGCCGACGGCGCCTGA
- a CDS encoding winged helix-turn-helix domain-containing protein translates to MDNLLHAPVSRLRREFEGLDFHPGHLPWARRVSEGDRDAQRELAEAVRACHRLTVEPYWHRGRSELVALSTRFANLVLEGGIDLLLRSICAPLVRWRPPVLEAPYPRRVEVHLQGRGLIITPTVFSKHPVSFLWDPLDTAQPPRLTVPALRRPLTGTGPAAEADGSAAWNLESLLGRTRAAALHVTAEGCTTKELARRLNVTAAAASQHATVLRNTDLITTSRRGGSVLHLITPLGLALLQTGALTEQ, encoded by the coding sequence GTGGACAACCTACTGCACGCCCCGGTGTCCCGACTGCGACGCGAGTTCGAGGGTCTCGACTTCCACCCCGGACACCTGCCATGGGCCCGACGGGTGTCCGAGGGCGACCGTGACGCGCAGCGGGAGCTCGCCGAGGCCGTGCGCGCCTGCCATCGGCTGACCGTAGAGCCCTACTGGCATCGAGGGCGCTCCGAACTGGTCGCGCTGTCCACCCGTTTCGCGAACCTGGTGTTGGAGGGAGGAATCGATCTGCTGCTGCGTTCGATCTGCGCACCACTGGTTCGCTGGCGTCCGCCGGTGCTCGAAGCTCCCTACCCGCGCCGAGTTGAGGTGCATCTCCAGGGAAGGGGACTGATCATCACGCCCACGGTCTTCTCGAAGCACCCGGTGAGCTTTCTGTGGGACCCGCTCGATACCGCCCAGCCACCCCGACTGACCGTGCCGGCTCTCCGTCGGCCGCTGACCGGCACCGGCCCGGCAGCAGAAGCGGACGGCTCCGCCGCGTGGAACCTGGAGTCTCTGCTCGGCCGCACACGAGCTGCCGCCCTGCACGTGACAGCAGAAGGCTGCACGACGAAGGAGCTGGCCCGCCGCCTCAACGTCACGGCCGCAGCGGCCAGTCAGCACGCGACCGTGCTACGGAACACGGACCTCATCACCACCAGCCGCCGAGGCGGGTCCGTGCTGCACCTCATCACCCCCCTCGGGCTGGCCCTGCTGCAGACCGGTGCCCTGACGGAACAGTGA